A part of Anaerotignum faecicola genomic DNA contains:
- a CDS encoding methionine ABC transporter permease, whose translation MFKEGMLALVGQGFIETIYMTVISTALAYIIGLPLGLVLVVTDKDGIHPIPWLNSLLGMIINFFRSIPFLILLIALMPFTKMVVGTVIGSKAAIVGLWIAAAPFIARMVESSLKEVEIGVVEAAQSMGASPFQIMTKVLLPEAKPSLLVGAAISITTILGYSAMAGIVGAGGLGAIAINYGYYRKQSDIMYVMVILMAIIVLVFQELGMRISKHTDRRL comes from the coding sequence ATGTTTAAGGAAGGTATGCTTGCTCTGGTCGGGCAAGGCTTTATAGAAACCATTTATATGACAGTCATCTCTACAGCTCTGGCGTATATCATCGGCTTGCCGTTGGGCTTGGTTCTGGTTGTGACCGATAAGGATGGAATTCATCCGATTCCCTGGCTGAACAGCCTTCTGGGAATGATTATCAACTTCTTCCGTTCCATTCCCTTCCTGATTCTCCTGATTGCGCTGATGCCCTTCACAAAAATGGTGGTCGGCACAGTAATCGGCTCCAAGGCGGCGATTGTCGGTCTTTGGATTGCAGCCGCACCCTTCATCGCAAGAATGGTAGAATCCTCTTTGAAGGAAGTGGAAATCGGCGTTGTTGAGGCGGCACAGTCCATGGGTGCCTCCCCGTTTCAGATTATGACAAAGGTACTTCTGCCCGAGGCAAAGCCCTCTCTCTTGGTCGGTGCGGCAATCAGCATTACCACCATTTTGGGCTATTCCGCAATGGCAGGTATCGTCGGCGCAGGCGGCTTGGGTGCCATTGCCATCAACTATGGCTATTATAGAAAGCAGTCCGATATCATGTATGTCATGGTAATCCTCATGGCAATCATCGTATTGGTATTTCAGGAGCTTGGCATGCGTATTTCCAAGCACACAGACAGAAGACTGTAA